In one Streptomyces marincola genomic region, the following are encoded:
- the hrcA gene encoding heat-inducible transcriptional repressor HrcA, translated as MLSERRLEVLRAIVQDYVGTEEPVGSKALTERHNLHVSPATVRNDMAALEEEGYIAQPHTSAGRVPTDKGYRLFVDKLAGVKPLSPAERRAIQNFLAGAVDLDDVVGRTVRLLAQLTRQVAVVQYPSLSRSTVRHVELLSLAPARVMLVLITDTGRVEQRVIDCPAPFGETSLADLRARLNSRIVGERFPDVPQLVADLPDSFDQEERGTVTTVLSSLLETLAEETEERLMIGGTANLTRFGQDFPLTIRPVLEALEEQVVLLRLLGEAKDSGMTVRIGHENAHEGLTSTSVVSVGYGSGDEAVAKLGVVGPTRMDYPGTMGAVRAVARYVGQILAEN; from the coding sequence ATGCTGAGCGAACGCAGGCTCGAAGTGTTGCGCGCGATCGTTCAGGACTACGTGGGCACCGAGGAGCCGGTGGGCTCCAAGGCGCTGACCGAGCGGCACAACCTGCATGTCTCGCCCGCGACGGTGCGCAACGACATGGCGGCGCTTGAGGAAGAGGGCTACATCGCCCAGCCGCACACCAGCGCGGGCCGGGTGCCCACCGACAAGGGCTACCGGCTGTTCGTCGACAAGCTCGCCGGCGTCAAGCCGCTGTCGCCCGCCGAGCGCCGCGCCATCCAGAACTTCCTGGCCGGGGCCGTCGACCTCGACGACGTCGTCGGCCGCACGGTCCGGCTGCTCGCCCAGCTGACCCGGCAGGTCGCCGTGGTGCAGTACCCCTCGCTCAGCCGTTCCACGGTGCGGCACGTGGAGCTGCTCTCGCTCGCCCCGGCCCGGGTGATGCTGGTGCTGATCACCGACACCGGGCGCGTGGAGCAGCGCGTCATCGACTGCCCGGCGCCGTTCGGCGAGACCTCGCTGGCCGACCTGCGGGCGAGGCTCAACAGCCGGATCGTCGGCGAGCGTTTCCCCGATGTGCCGCAGCTGGTCGCGGACCTGCCCGACTCCTTCGACCAGGAGGAGCGCGGCACGGTCACGACGGTGCTGTCCTCGCTGCTCGAAACCCTGGCCGAGGAGACCGAGGAACGGCTGATGATCGGCGGCACGGCCAACCTGACGCGCTTCGGCCAGGACTTCCCGCTCACCATCCGCCCGGTGCTCGAAGCACTGGAGGAGCAGGTGGTGCTGCTGAGGCTGCTCGGCGAGGCGAAGGACTCGGGCATGACCGTGCGCATCGGTCACGAGAACGCCCATGAGGGGCTGACGTCCACGTCGGTGGTGTCGGTCGGCTACGGTTCAGGAGACGAGGCGGTCGCCAAGCTCGGCGTGGTCGGACCGACCCGCATGGACTACCCCGGAACGATGGGAGCGGTGCGCGCAGTGGCACGTTACGTCGGACAGATCCTCGCGGAGAACTAA
- a CDS encoding MBL fold metallo-hydrolase, translated as MAYAEEHETEHAWERPAPGVLRRRLPGWDETVGAVAGADGVLMVDTGPSAADGAALAREAAALLGAPVTRVVVTHPHFDHVLGLGALPAAEAYGAAGLGALLADPAGRADVAASAEEYGVPGERARADAAALDRPWREVRGELALDLGGGREVLLADLGPAHSGHDVVVVVRGPVPVVFCGDLVEESGEPQAGEDAHPALWPAALDRLLALGGPDALYVPGHGAVVDAAFVRAQRAALARRFAAPG; from the coding sequence ATGGCATACGCGGAGGAGCACGAGACGGAGCACGCGTGGGAACGGCCGGCCCCCGGCGTCCTGCGCCGCCGGCTGCCCGGGTGGGACGAGACGGTGGGCGCCGTCGCCGGTGCGGACGGCGTGCTCATGGTGGACACGGGACCCTCGGCCGCGGACGGCGCCGCCCTGGCCCGGGAGGCGGCGGCGCTGCTCGGGGCGCCCGTCACCCGGGTCGTCGTCACCCACCCGCACTTCGACCACGTGCTCGGGCTCGGGGCCCTGCCCGCGGCCGAGGCGTACGGCGCGGCCGGGCTCGGCGCGCTGCTCGCGGACCCGGCCGGGCGGGCGGATGTGGCGGCTTCCGCCGAGGAGTACGGCGTGCCGGGTGAACGGGCCAGGGCGGACGCGGCGGCCCTGGATCGGCCCTGGCGCGAGGTGCGCGGCGAGCTGGCGCTCGACCTCGGCGGCGGGCGCGAGGTGCTGCTCGCCGACCTCGGGCCCGCGCACTCGGGGCACGACGTCGTCGTGGTGGTCCGCGGCCCGGTGCCCGTGGTGTTCTGCGGCGACCTGGTCGAGGAGTCCGGTGAGCCGCAGGCGGGCGAGGACGCGCACCCGGCCCTGTGGCCCGCCGCGCTCGACCGGCTGCTCGCGCTCGGCGGTCCCGACGCGCTGTACGTGCCGGGGCACGGGGCGGTCGTCGACGCGGCGTTCGTGCGCGCCCAGCGGGCGGCGCTGGCCCGCAGGTTCGCGGCGCCCGGGTGA
- the hemW gene encoding radical SAM family heme chaperone HemW: protein MPSAPLDGEPVPADGALPFAAPAGAADRPLAFYLHVPYCASRCGYCDFNTYTAAELRGSGGVLASRDTYAEVVEQEIRLARKVLGDDPRRVSTVFFGGGTPTLLPPADLARMLDAVRAEFGLAADAEVTTEANPDSVGPESLAALREAGFTRVSFGMQSARPHVLAVLERTHTPGRPEACVAEARAAGFRHVSLDLIYGTPGETDADWRASLDAAIGAGPDHVSAYSLIVEDGTRLAGRVRRGELAAPDDDVHADRYLMADEALTAAGFGWYEVSNWALSPDARCRHNELYWTGADWWGAGPGAHSHIGGVRWWNAKHPGRYAQALAEGRSPGAGREILSEEDRRVERVLLELRLADGCPLSLLRPAGLAAARRALADGLLTREAFDAGRAALTLRGRLLADALTRDLVD from the coding sequence ATGCCATCCGCTCCCCTGGACGGCGAGCCGGTCCCCGCGGACGGCGCGCTGCCCTTCGCCGCGCCGGCCGGCGCCGCCGACCGCCCGCTCGCGTTCTACCTGCACGTCCCCTACTGCGCGAGCCGTTGCGGCTACTGCGACTTCAACACCTACACGGCGGCCGAGCTGCGCGGCTCGGGCGGCGTGCTGGCGTCCCGCGACACCTACGCCGAGGTCGTCGAGCAGGAGATCCGGCTGGCCCGCAAGGTGCTCGGGGACGACCCGCGCCGGGTGAGCACGGTGTTCTTCGGCGGCGGCACCCCCACGCTGCTGCCGCCCGCCGATCTGGCGCGCATGCTCGACGCGGTGCGCGCGGAGTTCGGTCTCGCCGCCGACGCCGAGGTCACCACCGAGGCGAACCCCGACTCGGTCGGCCCCGAGTCGCTCGCCGCGCTGCGCGAGGCGGGCTTCACCCGCGTCTCGTTCGGCATGCAGAGCGCGCGCCCGCACGTGCTCGCCGTGCTGGAGCGCACGCACACGCCCGGGCGCCCCGAGGCGTGCGTCGCCGAGGCGCGCGCCGCCGGTTTCCGGCACGTCAGCCTCGACCTGATCTACGGCACCCCGGGCGAGACCGACGCCGACTGGCGGGCCTCGCTCGACGCCGCGATCGGCGCGGGCCCCGACCACGTGTCGGCGTACTCGCTGATCGTCGAGGACGGAACGCGGCTGGCCGGCCGGGTCCGCCGCGGCGAGCTGGCCGCCCCTGACGACGACGTGCACGCCGACCGCTACCTCATGGCGGACGAGGCGCTGACGGCGGCCGGTTTCGGCTGGTACGAGGTGTCCAACTGGGCCCTTTCCCCGGACGCCCGCTGCCGCCACAACGAGCTGTACTGGACGGGCGCGGACTGGTGGGGCGCGGGTCCGGGCGCGCACAGCCACATCGGCGGCGTCCGCTGGTGGAACGCCAAGCACCCCGGCCGCTACGCGCAGGCGCTGGCCGAGGGCCGCTCCCCCGGGGCCGGCCGCGAGATTTTGTCCGAGGAGGACCGCCGCGTCGAGCGCGTGCTGCTGGAGCTGCGCCTGGCCGACGGCTGCCCGCTGTCCCTGCTGCGGCCCGCCGGGCTCGCCGCGGCCCGCCGGGCGCTGGCGGACGGACTGCTGACGCGGGAGGCGTTCGACGCCGGCCGCGCCGCCCTGACCCTGCGCGGGCGCCTGCTCGCCGACGCCCTGACCCGCGACCTCGTGGACTGA
- a CDS encoding DUF3097 domain-containing protein has product MRSRQYGPDDLTPPWRRRAPVPELPADPGLVVEEVSTGFCGAVIRCDKTAVTLEDRFGSHRDFPLLPAGFLHEGEVVTLVRPRPRAARAAGPARTASGSLAVPGARARVARAGRIYVEGRHDAELVEKVWGDDLRVEGVVVEYLAGIDDLPAVVRAFGPSPEARLGVLVDHLVPGSKESRIAASIEDPNVLVVGHPFIDIWAAVKPSSVGIPAWPEVPRGQDWKTGVCRALGWPEHTGAAWQRILGRVRGFRDLDPGLLGPVEHLIDHVTVGGPGGPGA; this is encoded by the coding sequence ATGCGCAGCAGACAGTACGGCCCCGACGACCTGACGCCGCCGTGGCGGCGGCGCGCGCCCGTTCCCGAGCTGCCGGCCGACCCCGGCCTCGTGGTCGAGGAGGTGTCCACCGGCTTCTGCGGCGCGGTGATCCGCTGCGACAAGACGGCCGTGACGCTGGAGGACCGCTTCGGCAGCCACCGGGACTTCCCGCTGCTCCCGGCCGGCTTCCTCCACGAGGGCGAGGTCGTCACCCTGGTCAGGCCGCGCCCCCGGGCGGCGCGCGCGGCCGGACCGGCGCGCACCGCGTCCGGGTCGCTCGCCGTCCCGGGCGCCCGCGCGCGGGTCGCGCGGGCCGGGCGCATCTACGTCGAGGGGCGCCACGACGCGGAGCTGGTCGAGAAGGTCTGGGGCGACGACCTGCGCGTCGAGGGCGTCGTCGTGGAGTACCTCGCGGGCATCGACGACCTGCCGGCCGTCGTGCGGGCCTTCGGCCCCTCGCCCGAGGCCAGGCTCGGGGTGCTGGTCGACCACCTGGTGCCCGGGTCCAAGGAGTCGAGGATCGCGGCCAGCATCGAGGACCCGAACGTGCTGGTCGTCGGCCACCCGTTCATCGACATCTGGGCGGCCGTGAAGCCCTCGTCCGTCGGCATCCCCGCCTGGCCCGAGGTGCCGCGCGGCCAGGACTGGAAGACCGGCGTGTGCCGGGCGCTCGGCTGGCCCGAGCACACCGGCGCCGCGTGGCAGCGCATCCTGGGCCGCGTGCGCGGCTTCCGCGACCTCGACCCCGGCCTGCTCGGCCCGGTCGAGCACCTGATCGACCACGTGACGGTGGGCGGCCCCGGCGGCCCCGGGGCCTGA
- a CDS encoding 16S rRNA (uracil(1498)-N(3))-methyltransferase: protein MATAPVFVYEGLAEHGGGALTLDGPEGRHAVSVRRLRVGEAVVLTDGQGTGASGTVAEVAGRDALTVELDGIWRDEPPRPALTVVQALAKGDRGELAVAAMTETGVDAIVPWSASRCVTQWQGERGAKSLAKWRSTAREAGKQARRVRFPRVPEPMTTREVAAGLVAGAAFAAVLHESATEPLAAVPLPEDGGVVLIVGPEGGVAPEELAAFTAAGARVCRLGPTVLRTSTAGTAAAALVLGRTGRWS from the coding sequence ATGGCGACGGCGCCGGTGTTCGTGTACGAGGGGCTCGCGGAGCACGGCGGGGGCGCGTTGACCCTCGACGGGCCCGAGGGGCGCCACGCGGTGTCGGTGCGCAGGCTGCGCGTGGGCGAGGCCGTGGTGCTCACCGACGGGCAGGGCACGGGCGCCTCGGGGACGGTGGCCGAGGTCGCGGGCCGGGACGCGCTGACGGTCGAGCTCGACGGGATCTGGCGGGACGAGCCGCCCCGCCCCGCGCTCACCGTCGTGCAGGCGCTCGCCAAGGGCGACCGGGGCGAACTCGCCGTCGCCGCGATGACCGAGACCGGCGTCGACGCGATCGTCCCGTGGAGCGCGAGCCGCTGCGTCACGCAGTGGCAGGGCGAGCGCGGCGCGAAGTCCCTGGCGAAGTGGCGGTCCACCGCGCGGGAGGCGGGCAAGCAGGCGCGCCGCGTCCGGTTCCCGCGCGTGCCCGAGCCGATGACGACCCGGGAGGTGGCGGCCGGTCTCGTGGCGGGCGCCGCGTTCGCCGCCGTGCTGCACGAGTCGGCCACCGAGCCGCTGGCGGCCGTGCCCCTGCCGGAGGACGGCGGGGTCGTGCTGATCGTCGGCCCCGAGGGGGGCGTCGCGCCCGAGGAGCTGGCGGCGTTCACCGCGGCCGGGGCGCGCGTCTGCCGGCTGGGCCCCACGGTGCTGCGCACGTCGACGGCGGGCACCGCCGCCGCCGCGCTCGTGCTCGGCCGCACCGGCCGCTGGAGCTGA
- the dnaJ gene encoding molecular chaperone DnaJ, with protein sequence MAADYYAILGVQRDASQEEIKKAFRRLARELHPDVNPDPKTQERFKEINTAYEVLSDPQKKQMYDLGGDPMGGASAGAGAGFGAGFGNFSDIMDAFFGTAAQRGPKSRTRRGQDAMIRLEIDLNEAAFGTTKEIQVDTATVCTTCSGEGAAPGTSAQTCDMCRGRGEVSQVTRSFLGQVMTSRPCPQCQGFGTVVPTPCPECAGDGRVRSRRTLTVKIPAGVDNGTRIQLAGEGEVGPGGGPAGDLYVEIREKPHPVFQRRGDDLHCTVTIPMTAAALGTKVPLETLDGMEEVDIRPGTQSGQSIPLHARGVSHLRSAGRGDLVVHVEVQTPGKLDPEQEELLRRLAKLRGEERPLGQFQPGQQGLFSRLKDAFNGR encoded by the coding sequence GTGGCGGCCGACTACTACGCGATCCTCGGTGTGCAGCGGGACGCCTCGCAGGAGGAGATCAAGAAGGCCTTCCGCCGGCTGGCCCGCGAGCTGCACCCGGACGTGAACCCGGACCCGAAGACCCAGGAGCGGTTCAAGGAGATCAACACCGCCTACGAGGTGCTCTCCGACCCGCAGAAGAAGCAGATGTACGACCTGGGCGGCGACCCCATGGGCGGCGCGTCGGCAGGCGCGGGCGCCGGATTCGGCGCCGGCTTCGGGAACTTCTCGGACATCATGGACGCCTTCTTCGGCACCGCCGCGCAGCGCGGGCCGAAGTCGCGCACCCGGCGCGGCCAGGACGCCATGATCCGTCTGGAGATCGACCTCAACGAGGCGGCGTTCGGCACGACCAAGGAGATCCAGGTCGACACCGCCACCGTCTGCACCACGTGCAGCGGCGAGGGCGCGGCCCCCGGCACCTCGGCGCAGACCTGCGACATGTGCCGCGGGCGCGGCGAGGTGTCCCAGGTCACCCGCTCGTTCCTCGGCCAGGTCATGACGTCGCGGCCCTGCCCGCAGTGCCAGGGCTTCGGCACCGTCGTGCCCACCCCGTGCCCCGAGTGCGCGGGCGACGGCCGGGTGCGCAGCCGCCGCACGCTGACCGTGAAGATCCCCGCGGGCGTGGACAACGGCACCCGCATCCAGCTCGCGGGCGAGGGCGAGGTCGGCCCGGGCGGCGGCCCGGCGGGCGACCTGTACGTCGAGATCAGGGAGAAGCCGCATCCGGTGTTCCAGCGCCGGGGCGACGACCTGCACTGCACCGTCACCATCCCCATGACCGCCGCGGCCCTCGGCACCAAGGTGCCGCTTGAGACGCTGGACGGCATGGAGGAGGTCGACATCAGGCCGGGCACGCAGTCCGGGCAGTCGATCCCGCTGCACGCGCGCGGCGTGTCCCACCTGCGCAGCGCGGGCCGGGGCGACCTCGTCGTGCACGTCGAGGTGCAGACCCCGGGCAAGCTCGACCCGGAGCAGGAGGAGCTGCTGCGCCGGCTCGCGAAGCTGCGCGGCGAGGAACGGCCGCTCGGGCAGTTCCAGCCCGGTCAGCAGGGGCTGTTCTCGCGCCTGAAGGACGCGTTCAACGGCCGCTGA